In a single window of the Microbacterium sp. SL75 genome:
- a CDS encoding DNA-directed RNA polymerase subunit beta, whose amino-acid sequence MAAASNASTTTTPKSGRGASRLSFAKISDKLTVPDLLALQTESFDWLVGNEAWKARVAEAQAAGRTDVPEISGLEEIFEEISPIEDLSETMQLSFTNPYLEPEKYSIEECKERGKTYAAPLYVEAEFMNHQTGEIKTQTVFMGDFPLQTNKGTFIINGTERVVVSQLVRSPGVYFDKTPDKTSDKDIVSARVIPSRGAWLEFEIDKRDQVGVRIDRKRKQSVTVFLKALGLTSEDILAEFSGFDSIEETLSKDTILTKEDALRDIYRKLRPGEQVAAEAARALLDNFYFNSKRYDLAKVGRYKINQKLGLDKPLSDSVLTVDDIVATIKYLVRLHRGDVTFDGVRGGQAAEIRLDTDDIDNFGNRRIRAVGELIQNQVRTGLSRMERVVRERMTTQDIEAITPQTLINVRPVVAAIKEFFGTSQLSQFMDQNNPLAGLTHKRRLSALGPGGLSRERAGVEVRDVHPSHYGRMCPIETPEGPNIGLIGSLASFARINAFGFIETPYRRVVDGRVTDQIDYLTASEESDHIVAQAGVALQADGHFVEDRILARRGQGGEVDLFPNDEIGYMDVSPRQMVSVATSLIPFLEHDDANRALMGANMQRQAVPLVRSESPVVGTGMEGFAAIDAGDVVTAEKSGVVLEVSADVVTIQLDEGGTQDYFLRKFDRSNQGTSYNQRVVVSAGERIEAGEVIADGPATENGELALGKNLLVAFMTWEGHNFEDAIILSQDLVKDDTLSSIHIEEYEVDARDTKLGKEEITRDLPNVSPDLLKDLDDRGIIRIGAEVRPGDILVGKVTPKGETELSAEERLLRAIFNEKSREVRDTSLKVPHGEQGTIIAVKEFNAEDGDDELGSGVNRRVVVYIAQKRKITEGDKLAGRHGNKGVIAKILPIEDMPFLSDGTPVDIILNPLGIPGRMNFGQVLELHLGWIAQQGWKVEGTPEWAANLPEVAREAAPGTKVATPVFDGAFEAEIAGLLDSTIPNRDGDRLVDSTGKTLLFDGRSGEPFPAPISVGYMYILKLHHLVDDKIHARSTGPYSMITQQPLGGKAQFGGQRFGEMEVWALEAYGAAYALQELLTIKSDDILGRVKVYEAIVKGENIQEPGIPESFKVLMKEMQSLCLNVEVLSADGTAVNLRDTDDDAFRAAEELGINISSRFESSSIDEI is encoded by the coding sequence TTGGCTGCTGCGAGCAACGCATCCACCACCACCACCCCGAAGAGCGGACGCGGCGCATCTCGCCTCTCGTTCGCGAAGATCTCCGACAAGCTGACCGTTCCCGATCTGCTCGCGCTGCAGACCGAGTCGTTCGACTGGCTCGTCGGTAACGAAGCATGGAAGGCGCGCGTCGCCGAGGCTCAGGCCGCCGGTCGCACCGACGTCCCCGAGATCAGCGGACTCGAGGAGATCTTCGAGGAGATCTCGCCGATCGAAGACCTGAGCGAGACGATGCAGCTCTCGTTCACGAACCCGTACCTCGAGCCCGAGAAGTACTCGATCGAGGAGTGCAAGGAGCGCGGCAAGACCTACGCCGCCCCGCTGTACGTCGAGGCCGAGTTCATGAACCACCAGACCGGTGAGATCAAGACCCAGACGGTCTTCATGGGCGACTTCCCGCTCCAGACCAACAAGGGCACGTTCATCATCAACGGCACCGAGCGTGTCGTCGTGTCGCAGCTCGTCCGTTCGCCCGGTGTCTACTTCGACAAGACGCCCGACAAGACCTCCGACAAGGACATCGTGTCGGCGCGCGTCATCCCCTCGCGCGGCGCCTGGCTCGAGTTCGAGATCGACAAGCGCGACCAGGTCGGCGTGCGCATCGACCGCAAGCGCAAGCAGTCGGTCACCGTCTTCCTCAAGGCTCTCGGCCTGACCAGCGAGGACATCCTCGCGGAGTTCTCCGGCTTCGACTCCATCGAAGAGACGCTGTCCAAGGACACGATCCTCACCAAGGAAGACGCCCTCCGCGACATCTACCGCAAGCTCCGTCCGGGCGAGCAGGTCGCCGCCGAGGCCGCCCGCGCGCTGCTCGACAACTTCTACTTCAACTCCAAGCGCTACGACCTCGCCAAGGTGGGTCGCTACAAGATCAACCAGAAGCTCGGTCTCGACAAGCCGCTGAGCGACTCTGTGCTGACCGTCGACGACATCGTCGCCACGATCAAGTACCTCGTCCGCCTGCACCGCGGCGACGTCACCTTCGACGGAGTCCGTGGCGGCCAGGCTGCCGAGATCCGTCTCGACACCGACGACATCGACAACTTCGGCAACCGTCGCATCCGCGCCGTCGGCGAGCTCATCCAGAACCAGGTCCGCACCGGTCTCTCCCGCATGGAGCGCGTCGTCCGCGAGCGCATGACCACGCAGGACATCGAGGCGATCACGCCGCAGACCCTGATCAACGTGCGCCCCGTCGTCGCCGCGATCAAGGAGTTCTTCGGAACGAGCCAGCTGTCGCAGTTCATGGACCAGAACAACCCGCTCGCGGGTCTGACCCACAAGCGTCGTCTGTCGGCTCTGGGCCCCGGTGGTCTGTCGCGTGAGCGTGCCGGCGTCGAGGTCCGTGACGTCCACCCCTCGCACTACGGTCGCATGTGCCCGATCGAGACGCCGGAAGGCCCGAACATCGGCCTGATCGGTTCGCTCGCCTCGTTCGCGCGCATCAACGCGTTCGGTTTCATCGAGACGCCCTACCGTCGCGTCGTCGACGGCCGCGTGACCGACCAGATCGACTACCTCACCGCCAGCGAAGAGAGCGACCACATCGTCGCTCAGGCCGGTGTCGCCCTCCAGGCCGACGGCCACTTCGTGGAGGACCGCATCCTGGCCCGCCGTGGTCAGGGTGGCGAGGTCGACCTGTTCCCGAACGACGAGATCGGCTACATGGACGTCTCGCCGCGCCAGATGGTGTCGGTGGCGACCTCCCTCATCCCGTTCCTCGAGCACGACGACGCCAACCGCGCCCTCATGGGTGCGAACATGCAGCGTCAGGCCGTCCCGCTCGTCCGTAGCGAGTCGCCCGTCGTCGGTACCGGTATGGAGGGCTTCGCGGCCATCGACGCCGGTGACGTCGTCACCGCCGAGAAGTCCGGTGTCGTCCTGGAGGTCTCGGCCGACGTCGTGACGATCCAGCTCGACGAGGGCGGCACGCAGGACTACTTCCTGCGCAAGTTCGACCGTTCGAACCAGGGCACCTCGTACAACCAGCGCGTGGTCGTCTCGGCCGGCGAGCGCATCGAGGCCGGCGAGGTCATCGCCGACGGTCCCGCGACCGAGAACGGCGAGCTCGCCCTCGGCAAGAACCTCCTCGTGGCGTTCATGACGTGGGAAGGCCACAACTTCGAGGACGCGATCATCCTCAGCCAGGACCTCGTGAAGGACGACACGCTGTCGTCGATCCACATCGAGGAGTACGAGGTCGACGCGCGCGACACCAAGCTCGGCAAGGAGGAGATCACCCGTGACCTCCCCAACGTCAGCCCCGACCTGCTGAAGGACCTCGACGACCGCGGCATCATCCGCATCGGCGCCGAGGTTCGCCCCGGCGACATCCTCGTCGGCAAGGTCACGCCCAAGGGCGAGACCGAGCTGAGCGCCGAGGAGCGCCTGCTGCGCGCGATCTTCAACGAGAAGAGCCGCGAAGTCCGTGACACCTCGCTGAAGGTGCCCCACGGCGAGCAGGGCACGATCATCGCCGTCAAGGAGTTCAACGCCGAGGACGGCGACGACGAGCTCGGCTCGGGCGTCAACCGCCGCGTCGTGGTCTACATCGCCCAGAAGCGCAAGATCACCGAGGGTGACAAGCTCGCCGGCCGCCACGGCAACAAGGGTGTCATCGCCAAGATCCTTCCGATCGAGGACATGCCCTTCCTGTCCGATGGCACGCCGGTCGACATCATCCTGAACCCGCTCGGCATCCCCGGTCGAATGAACTTCGGTCAGGTCCTGGAGCTCCACCTCGGCTGGATCGCCCAGCAGGGCTGGAAGGTCGAGGGCACCCCCGAGTGGGCGGCCAACCTCCCCGAGGTCGCCCGCGAGGCCGCCCCCGGCACGAAGGTCGCCACCCCGGTGTTCGACGGCGCGTTCGAGGCCGAGATCGCGGGTCTGCTCGACTCGACGATCCCGAACCGCGACGGCGACCGTCTGGTCGACTCCACGGGTAAGACGCTGCTGTTCGACGGTCGCTCCGGCGAGCCGTTCCCGGCGCCCATCTCGGTCGGTTACATGTACATCCTGAAGCTGCACCACCTCGTCGACGACAAGATCCACGCGCGTTCGACGGGCCCGTACTCGATGATCACCCAGCAGCCGCTCGGTGGTAAGGCTCAGTTCGGTGGTCAGCGCTTCGGTGAGATGGAGGTGTGGGCCCTCGAGGCCTACGGCGCCGCGTACGCGCTCCAGGAGCTCCTGACGATCAAGTCCGACGACATCCTCGGCCGCGTGAAGGTCTACGAGGCGATCGTCAAGGGCGAGAACATCCAGGAGCCCGGCATCCCCGAGTCGTTCAAGGTGCTCATGAAGGAGATGCAGTCGCTCTGCCTGAACGTCGAGGTCCTCTCGGCCGACGGCACCGCGGTCAACCTCCGCGACACGGATGACGACGCCTTCCGCGCCGCGGAAGAGCTCGGCATCAACATCTCCAGCCGCTTCGAGTCCTCGTCGATCGACGAGATCTGA
- a CDS encoding SprT-like domain-containing protein, whose product MSDLQRVRIWAEALIALHLDDSWTFAFDNAKRRAGLCDYGRKRISVSRYLSARYDDDTNHQTLLHEVAHAVAGAAAGHGPVWKRTARGLGYVGGTTHAGETANELAPWVGTCPAGHVAYRHRRATRPTSCAKCAPSFDPRFALSWVHRDISRATRLAASLPR is encoded by the coding sequence ATGTCCGACCTGCAGCGCGTCCGCATCTGGGCAGAGGCGCTGATCGCCCTGCACCTCGACGACTCGTGGACGTTCGCCTTCGACAACGCCAAGCGGCGCGCGGGCCTGTGCGACTACGGCCGTAAGCGCATCAGCGTCTCGCGGTACCTCTCGGCACGCTACGACGACGACACCAACCACCAGACGCTGCTGCACGAGGTCGCGCACGCCGTCGCGGGAGCGGCGGCCGGGCACGGTCCGGTGTGGAAGCGCACCGCGCGCGGGCTCGGCTACGTCGGCGGCACGACGCACGCCGGCGAGACCGCGAACGAACTCGCGCCCTGGGTGGGCACGTGCCCGGCGGGGCACGTCGCCTACCGTCATCGCCGCGCGACCCGCCCCACCTCGTGCGCGAAGTGCGCTCCGTCGTTCGATCCGCGATTCGCACTGTCGTGGGTGCATCGCGACATCAGCCGCGCGACGCGGCTGGCGGCGTCGCTGCCCCGCTAG
- a CDS encoding response regulator → MPSHPRTARGAVIVTAPVRIVLVDDQALFRAGIRMVIDSQPDLEVVGEASDGREGIEVVRATRPDLVLMDVRMPVLDGLAATAEILREPDAPRVVVLTTFDLDEAAARAIQGGASGFLLKDSEPEFLLSAVRTVHAGSAVIAAEATRELFAHIADGGGGEPVPAAYGALTDREREIFALAAAGLSNAEIAEREFLSEATVKTHISRILTKLALRDRVQLVVFAYRHGLA, encoded by the coding sequence ATGCCGAGCCACCCCCGAACCGCGAGAGGAGCCGTCATCGTGACCGCCCCCGTCCGCATCGTCCTCGTCGACGATCAAGCCCTGTTCCGTGCCGGTATCCGCATGGTGATCGACTCCCAGCCCGACCTCGAGGTGGTGGGGGAGGCCTCCGACGGACGCGAGGGCATCGAGGTCGTGCGAGCGACGCGCCCCGACCTGGTGCTCATGGACGTGCGGATGCCGGTCCTGGACGGGCTCGCGGCCACCGCCGAGATCCTGCGCGAGCCCGACGCTCCGCGCGTGGTGGTGCTGACGACCTTCGACCTCGACGAGGCCGCGGCTCGGGCCATCCAGGGCGGGGCGAGCGGGTTCCTGCTCAAGGACTCCGAGCCGGAGTTCTTGTTGTCCGCGGTGCGGACGGTCCACGCGGGTTCCGCCGTCATCGCCGCCGAGGCCACGAGAGAGCTCTTCGCCCACATCGCCGACGGCGGGGGCGGGGAGCCGGTGCCGGCCGCCTACGGGGCGCTCACCGATCGAGAACGCGAGATCTTCGCACTCGCGGCGGCGGGACTCAGCAACGCCGAGATCGCCGAGCGCGAGTTCTTGTCCGAGGCCACGGTCAAGACGCACATCAGCCGCATCCTCACCAAGCTCGCCCTGCGCGATCGCGTGCAGCTGGTCGTCTTCGCCTATCGCCACGGCCTCGCCTGA
- the pxpA gene encoding 5-oxoprolinase subunit PxpA yields the protein MRVDLNADLGETVDGIATADDDAMFAVVSSANVACGGHAGDAVSMRASVETAARYGVAVGAHPSYDDRENFGRVARSIEPAELRAIVAAQLSALAAAGADLRYVKPHGALYHAVTADPRQAGAVAAAVADHSARLGRALPILGLAGAIAEAAASAGLPFVHEAFLDRGYTAHGALVPRGEPGDLVHDPAAAADRAVRLVRDGEVEAVDGARVCVDAASLCLHGDTPAAVAMARAVRSALDGAGIEVRAPW from the coding sequence ATGCGGGTGGACCTCAATGCCGACCTGGGCGAGACCGTCGACGGGATTGCGACGGCCGACGACGACGCCATGTTCGCGGTGGTCTCCAGCGCCAACGTCGCCTGCGGCGGGCACGCGGGGGATGCCGTGTCGATGCGCGCGTCTGTCGAGACGGCGGCGAGATACGGGGTCGCCGTCGGCGCACACCCCTCGTACGACGACCGCGAGAACTTCGGTCGGGTCGCCCGCTCGATCGAGCCCGCCGAGCTCCGCGCGATCGTGGCGGCTCAGCTGTCCGCTCTGGCCGCGGCCGGTGCCGACCTGCGCTACGTGAAGCCGCACGGGGCGCTCTATCACGCCGTCACCGCCGACCCCCGGCAGGCCGGGGCGGTCGCGGCGGCGGTGGCGGACCACTCCGCTCGGCTCGGACGCGCTCTGCCGATCCTCGGTCTGGCCGGTGCGATCGCCGAGGCCGCGGCATCCGCGGGTCTTCCCTTCGTGCACGAGGCGTTCCTCGACCGCGGGTACACCGCGCACGGTGCTCTCGTGCCCCGCGGCGAGCCGGGTGACCTCGTCCATGACCCCGCCGCCGCCGCCGACCGCGCCGTGCGGCTCGTCCGCGACGGCGAGGTCGAAGCCGTCGACGGAGCGCGCGTGTGCGTCGACGCCGCCTCCTTGTGTCTGCACGGCGACACGCCGGCCGCCGTCGCGATGGCCCGCGCGGTGCGCTCGGCGCTCGACGGAGCCGGCATCGAGGTGCGCGCTCCGTGGTGA
- a CDS encoding 5-oxoprolinase/urea amidolyase family protein, which produces MVTPPGAVIVLRPMGERAVLAEVADLAAAVRLHAALAADPPAGIDDLVPAARTVLVCFDPARIPPAAVRAWIRSTASAHAAEPEPGPVVDVPLRYDGADLDDTAALLGIPVSDLVSRHAAAEWSVAFTGFSPGFAYLVSADWPFDVPRLDRPRTRVPAGAVGLAAGFTGAYPRQTPGGWRLIASTDAVLFDPDAAHPALLPPRARVRFVPERPRVVGSSRSGSAAGTGMSARVGMAPAPASCGVPALRVVDAGVSTTVQDLGRPRLAALGVARSGALDRRALRVANRLVGNDEGAAGLEILLGGFRARAEADTWVGVTGALTEVRVDERAVDLYAPVLVRAGSELSIGVARAGLRSYLAVRGGVEGHAAMGSRAHDSLAGLGPAPLRAGDLVRAGVPASAIPPVDVFPWTVPPSLIEVPLGEGPRADWFAPEALTTLVTQIWTVSSDLDRVGVRLDGPALERVHPGELASEGMRPGALQVPPHGRPVVLLADGPVTGGYPVIAVATEAGTEALAQARPGDRVRFRRV; this is translated from the coding sequence GTGGTGACCCCGCCGGGTGCGGTGATCGTCCTGCGACCGATGGGGGAGCGGGCCGTTCTCGCCGAGGTCGCCGACCTCGCCGCCGCCGTCCGCCTGCACGCGGCGCTCGCCGCGGACCCGCCGGCCGGAATCGACGACCTCGTCCCCGCCGCGCGCACCGTCCTCGTGTGCTTCGATCCCGCGCGCATCCCTCCGGCGGCCGTTCGCGCGTGGATTCGCTCGACCGCCTCGGCGCACGCCGCGGAGCCCGAACCCGGACCCGTCGTGGACGTGCCCCTCCGCTACGACGGCGCCGATCTCGACGACACGGCCGCGCTCCTCGGCATCCCGGTCTCCGACCTCGTCTCCCGCCACGCGGCAGCGGAATGGTCGGTCGCTTTCACAGGCTTCTCGCCGGGCTTCGCCTATCTCGTCAGCGCGGACTGGCCCTTCGACGTGCCCCGCCTCGATCGGCCCCGGACGCGGGTCCCCGCGGGCGCGGTCGGGCTCGCCGCCGGCTTCACGGGCGCCTATCCCCGACAGACCCCGGGCGGCTGGCGCCTGATCGCCTCGACCGATGCGGTTCTCTTCGATCCGGATGCCGCCCACCCGGCGCTGCTCCCGCCGCGCGCCCGCGTGCGGTTCGTGCCGGAGCGCCCGCGGGTCGTGGGGTCGAGTCGGTCCGGCTCGGCGGCCGGGACGGGCATGAGCGCCCGCGTCGGCATGGCGCCGGCGCCCGCGAGCTGCGGGGTGCCCGCGCTCCGCGTCGTCGACGCCGGCGTCAGCACCACCGTGCAGGACCTGGGGCGCCCCCGTCTCGCCGCCCTCGGGGTCGCGCGCTCGGGGGCTCTGGATCGCCGAGCCCTGCGCGTCGCCAACCGGCTGGTCGGCAATGACGAGGGGGCGGCGGGGCTCGAGATCCTGCTCGGGGGCTTCCGCGCCCGCGCCGAGGCCGACACCTGGGTCGGCGTTACCGGGGCGCTCACCGAGGTGCGGGTCGACGAGCGGGCGGTGGACCTGTACGCACCTGTCCTCGTGCGCGCCGGGAGCGAGCTGTCGATCGGGGTCGCGCGGGCGGGTCTGCGCAGCTACCTGGCCGTCCGCGGCGGCGTGGAGGGGCACGCGGCGATGGGCTCGCGCGCCCACGATTCGCTCGCGGGCCTCGGCCCCGCCCCGCTCCGCGCCGGTGACCTCGTCCGCGCCGGGGTGCCGGCATCCGCCATTCCCCCCGTCGACGTCTTTCCCTGGACCGTGCCGCCCTCGCTGATCGAGGTCCCGCTCGGCGAGGGTCCGCGCGCCGATTGGTTCGCACCCGAGGCTCTGACGACGCTCGTCACGCAGATCTGGACCGTCTCCTCCGACCTCGACCGTGTCGGGGTCCGTCTCGACGGCCCCGCCCTCGAGCGCGTTCATCCCGGTGAGCTCGCGAGCGAGGGCATGCGCCCGGGCGCCCTCCAGGTCCCCCCGCACGGGCGGCCGGTGGTGCTGCTCGCCGACGGTCCGGTGACCGGCGGGTACCCGGTGATCGCCGTGGCGACCGAGGCCGGCACCGAGGCGTTGGCGCAGGCGAGGCCGGGAGATCGGGTGCGATTCCGGCGGGTCTGA
- a CDS encoding 2-phosphosulfolactate phosphatase: MPSSPALAQSDYQVRLDWGRAGLDRLAPSHVVIVVQTLGLSMRALAATENGGSHLLEGDPAAQLALAAANEGAHVVIGGLRNAAAVAAHVLEVQRARGERTSISVIAAGSPDADSLRFAVEDLLGAGAVVAALGDLGIDHGSPDAAVAGEGFRALGGAVRHLLTASGTGRVLGAEGAREAVLAAAARDAASVVPVLRDGIIVAA, from the coding sequence ATGCCGTCTTCTCCCGCCCTCGCGCAGTCCGACTACCAGGTGCGTCTGGATTGGGGACGCGCGGGGCTGGATCGCCTCGCCCCGTCCCACGTCGTGATCGTCGTGCAGACGCTGGGACTGTCGATGCGCGCACTGGCCGCGACCGAGAACGGCGGGTCCCATCTCCTCGAGGGCGATCCGGCCGCGCAGCTCGCGCTCGCCGCCGCGAACGAGGGCGCCCACGTCGTCATCGGCGGACTGCGCAACGCGGCCGCCGTCGCGGCCCACGTGCTCGAGGTGCAGCGCGCCCGAGGGGAGCGCACCAGCATCTCGGTCATCGCCGCCGGCTCCCCAGACGCCGACAGCCTCCGCTTCGCGGTTGAGGACCTGCTGGGGGCGGGTGCCGTCGTCGCCGCGCTCGGCGACCTGGGCATCGACCACGGCTCTCCCGACGCCGCGGTGGCGGGAGAGGGGTTCCGCGCCCTCGGGGGCGCCGTACGGCACCTGCTGACGGCCAGTGGGACAGGCCGCGTCCTCGGGGCCGAAGGGGCGCGAGAGGCGGTGCTGGCCGCGGCCGCACGCGATGCGGCATCCGTCGTCCCCGTCCTCCGAGACGGGATCATCGTCGCCGCCTGA
- a CDS encoding spermidine synthase, translating to MARMRIEPDDAPTARLSDGSLARVSPSGFVSGWELVVDGTPQSHVDLDDPTHLHFEYVARMGAVIDRLRMPGQPLTAVHLGAGALTLPRYVEATRPGSRQQVIELEPALWDLVRENLPLPRGASVRVRIGDARAGLSRLPAGLTGAVDLLVSDVYSGAQTPAHLTTVEFYREAAALLAADGVLLVNVSDGPGLAFARRQVATIRDVLPEVIVLAEVQVLKGRRFGNLVVAASAAPLPVEWLPRLMAAGPHPAKVAQGAEIEEFMRGSRTATDADATASPKPSASLFER from the coding sequence ATGGCCCGCATGCGCATCGAACCCGACGACGCCCCCACCGCGCGGCTGTCGGACGGCTCTCTCGCGCGCGTCTCGCCCTCGGGGTTCGTCTCGGGGTGGGAGCTGGTCGTCGACGGCACCCCCCAGTCGCACGTCGACCTCGACGATCCGACGCACCTGCACTTCGAGTACGTGGCCCGCATGGGCGCCGTGATCGATCGACTCCGGATGCCGGGGCAGCCGCTCACCGCGGTCCACCTCGGCGCGGGCGCGCTCACCCTGCCGCGCTACGTCGAGGCGACCCGACCGGGCTCGCGTCAGCAGGTCATCGAGCTCGAACCCGCGCTGTGGGATCTCGTGCGCGAGAACCTGCCGCTGCCGCGCGGTGCCTCGGTGCGCGTGCGCATCGGCGACGCGCGGGCGGGGCTGTCGAGGCTGCCCGCCGGACTCACCGGCGCCGTCGACCTGCTGGTGAGCGACGTGTACTCCGGCGCCCAGACCCCGGCCCATCTGACCACGGTGGAGTTCTACCGCGAGGCGGCGGCGCTGCTGGCGGCGGACGGGGTGCTGTTGGTCAATGTGTCCGACGGTCCGGGGCTGGCCTTCGCCCGCCGTCAGGTCGCCACCATCCGCGACGTGCTGCCCGAGGTCATCGTCCTCGCCGAGGTGCAGGTGCTCAAGGGGCGCAGGTTCGGCAACCTCGTGGTCGCCGCCTCCGCCGCCCCGCTGCCGGTCGAATGGCTCCCGCGTCTCATGGCGGCCGGGCCCCACCCGGCCAAAGTCGCCCAGGGCGCCGAGATCGAGGAGTTCATGCGCGGGTCCCGAACGGCCACCGACGCCGATGCGACCGCGTCGCCGAAGCCCTCGGCATCCCTCTTCGAGAGATGA